The sequence AGAGTACCCAGAGCCCTGGATTTAACTCTGTGGtgagaatttttgtttgttttgctttttgttttttcctccttAACAATTGTTGGTTTTACCAACTGACTCTGCGAATAAGATTCTTTAAAAATTTCCCCGGGAATAATGCAAACACTGTGTGAACTTTGGACATGAGATagtccctccctctctctctctctctctctctctctctctctcttctctctctctctcttatccTGGAAATTCCAGTAGATTATGGTTGATCTTAATTCCGGAGCCtgataattatattttatgatTATTTCAGTACAAGAAAGATGGGACTGAAGATGATTCTGGGAGTGCTTGTAGAGGAAACTGGTGGCAAGGTATGATATTTTCAACTTCTGTACAGGAGGTGCATGAACTGCCCTACTGGGACTCTGTATGTACTATTCTGACATTGTTTtttcttatgaattttttcatcTGTAGGGTCTCTCTATTATTAAGGGCTCACTTGCCGAGGCATATACCCATCAAGGTATATTGTTTCTAAGTTTCTGAAACATTACTAGGAATAGTAGATGCACTTCTTGTCGGTGGCATCTactttattcttctcttttttactTTCACCTCAATTTTATTTGGATATGGTTTACTAATTAAGCATCTGTTTGTGTATATGCTTTGCAGATATATAGGAAATAGGGTACGTAGCAGCAGCAGATCGTTGCGTGCAGCTGGTTTGTTTTGCTCCAGTCCAGCCCAACAACAGTCGTATGAAACCATAGTTCTCTATATATGTGCATCTTATTTAGTATCAGTGTAAAGAATGATGAAGTGGTCTCCTTATGTAAAGGATGTTTGGTCTAGTGACTTCTCCTTTATCTTCAACTACTGCTAATGTGGTTGAAGATTTGGATATGAGTAATTTAGCTGtgtttaataaataatatatgtatgtttGAACTCGTAATTGCATGTTTTCTTTCGCTCTATTATTGGTTTTTCTGTAATGTTTTCccatggatggatggatggttTGTATTGTAAGTCTTTGGTCCATCAAATTCGTTAACTGAGACAGAATCTAATTGATGGCATGCATCAAAATCTGGAAGTTAGTCATGGTTTTGTCACCTTTCAGAGACATTGTATGTGGACTACAAAACGTGTGGTCCTAATTTACAGTGTCGGTACATAAAAATCTGATAAGAGAACGTTACCCTATCTTCACGTTCTCTTGCTGCACAAGTCTAAGCtgtctttattcttttttggttcacccattttttattctctcatctttctttttcggATTTTCCCTGTTGATGCCCTAGTTGAACACTGCTTCTTCGTATGTGCCCGTGACATGGTCAAACAAACACATGGATGTTTGGATTTATGCCTTTGGCCCTCAAAACAGTCAAAAAAGTTGTTCTTGTTTATGACACTGCCCTTCAGTTTCCACCTTGCCTCAAAATTTTAGATTCCATTGTTAGTGCCACGTCCTAGAAACTAACAAATCTCTCTTCAAAGACAGTGTGGCCCATAAACCAGAATTATATATCTTTATATCTGTCAATctgcttttgatttttgggtcGAGGTTAATTATTCCCTATCCAAACATGACCTTAAAGGTTAAAAGCAGTCCTTATCCCTTGTCTGGTAGGATATTTGCTTTCCATGGTCGTTAAGGAAGAtttctgctgctgctggtgTGGATGGATGGAGATTCTTCAGCCACGCTTTTACAAAGTAATTGGATCATCTGATTTTGATGTTTACAATGAATGTTTGTCTCCAATGGTCAAATCATTCATTTCAAATCATTCATTTCAAACCTTAGAACATACCACTTGTTGGGTCCCAGTAACCAGGGGCATAAAAATTCCTTGCCTTTTTAGCAAAATAATTATTGGGTTTCTGCGCAATTATTGATAACACACATGCACTTGTCACACTgaaatttgcataattttgtttataattatTATCCAAGAAGGATACAATACATACATGCTACAATTATAAGCTACTAGCTTTTTATTGCCAAATCACAAGCAGTAATCTCCTATTTACCGACGCTAGTAGCCTTCACCTTCTCTTTATGTCCACTCATGGCAGTGTGTAAGCTGCAACATTAGCATTATTATTGCATTAGAACATTAgtaacaaaataatataaaataaaataaaaatacctgGCCTCGTATATGTAACGAGTCATTTTTCTTTACAGACAAATCACAGTTACTTACGTCCACATTTGTAGCCAACAGGGCGGTTGGCAAAGTTGCAGCGTTTGGGAATGGTAATGGCAACCTCAGCCTTGACACCAGAGTTCTTGGCAGTGTCAGAGAGCAGAACAGCACAGAGGCAGCTAGGGTTTTGGCCCAATCTCTTCACCTGCTGGCAGCAGCCACTGGAAACAGGAGCGTTTGCATCTTGTGCAGCACTTGCACAAGGAGCAAGCTTGATGGCCTCATCATCTGGGCTAGCTTTTCCACATGCGCTAGCCCCATCAACCCTTTCAAGGCAGCTAGTACATATAACTGCAACCAATCCCAgaatgcaaatgaatttcattggagcctccatttttgtttttttgtgccTCACAAGTTCACAATTCACAAGCTGGAAGTTTAGTCAAGTGTTATCTAGCTCTCACAATGCCACAATGCAAAAATCTGATTATAGGATCAGCCTTTTTATACTTGAATCAGAGCAGAAAATGTGGGTTTTCCATTCATCCACTTACGCCTAATGGAAGTAGCACTAGAACCAAAACAACTTTTTTATGCAGCACTTTTAGCTACACAAATTGGTTTGTGCGTTATTTGTCTCACCTTAACTCCAGTattcaatataaatataattgatTTCTTGTCCTCACTCTCCTAGATGTGGCCATTACTGACAGTGAAGAAGCTCAGAGGCCTTGTTGTTAGACACCTCACCCCAATTCTCCAAAACTCCATTGCCGACCTTGGCAAGGCCTCTTCTTATCTGTGAGGACGTGTTACCAACTACCACACTAAGATTAATCTTCCAACATGAAATAACTTTTGAGCCACTTAACCAGATAACTCTGTTCTTTGAAATTACAAGAAGGCATAATTTCTGATagaattcaattacaaagttGGCCTACCAGATAATATCACTTGCTCTAAGCTAAGAATTAGAGACAACCAACTATGCCAAATAGCCCAAAATGAGATGAGAAAATATATAGCTCTAAGTTCTTGCTTGCTTCTCTGCTGTTGTATACATCCCCATTAAAAAGAATTGGTTTGTTTCTGTGGACATGTACTAGGATTTCAGTATTGTGTGTTATTATAGTTATAACAACAACCTAAAAATTCAATGGTCCTCAGGCAAAGTCGTGGGTTCGAATCCTAGTATCTATGCAGTGTGCGTGAGTTTAGTATAGCACCCCTCTTAATAAGATAggttctaaaaaaattaaaaattaattaattgtccagtttattttgtatattgtactagaattttcttttcttggtcTGAAATTGTACTAGAATTTTCATAATGGTTTTGTTCAGAATATTACAATCAACTTAATTAACGGGCAAAACCCCTTATGCCACAAAATAGAAGTGTTTTTCTAAAGGACTGATGTGGAAATTCACAACATCGTAGGCAAGGTATACTGAAATATGATTCTACGCCCTTATAAAGTAGCGTATTGCTTAACTTTTCAAATGTGGGCATTTGGTCTAGTGGTATGATTCTCGCTTAGGGTGCGAGAGGTCCCGAGTTCAATTCTCGGAATGCCCCTACTTTTTCCAACatttttttgcatttcttcatttcttttgcCGTCTTTGGTTTGGTTGAGTTGAGAACACTGAACACCACAAAGTTTTTGTAGGATTTCGTGGGAATTATAGCCCATTATCCATGCAGTGTATGATCGCTCATCATGTTTGCTCAGAAATCCAAGTCACGGATATACATAATTCTATTTAAAATTGACTATCTTAGCTCATGCAAAATGCCCACCAAGTTTGAACACACAGTGCCAAACCAAACCcaagtcatgaatattcaGATTCAAGAAATTGCAAGAGAGAAGTCAGCAAATATGCACACTTGAACATATTTTGCACTGAGTTTTATCAATATCCACTgcatgagaagaaaataataagaacTCATATATTCTATCCAAAATAGCGTAGGATTTTCTTAGTTCTCTCTTTACAATCACTCTTCGATCCATGCCAAACAGTGACGCGGGAACAAACTCGAAACTGTAATACAGGGAGCTGCACATTAAATATGAACCGCTCAACTCATCACCATGGCAGACATCTTGTTCTAACAAGAGTCAACAGCCTTAATGAAGAATGAGCCTTCCCCACTCTCTGATGTCCTCCTATGTCTaagaaaaaaagcaaacaCAAAGGAGATAGTTCAAGCAGCTGAACACTCATGGGCAACAGGCCTTTGGATTCACTCTTGTGTGATTGAATCCCGCGATGCCGGGCTTGTTGAAGCTTTTGTACACTGGTAAGAATCCATTCCCATTTGAGATCCCAGCGTCTCTTGCATTGTGTTCGATACAGAATCTGGTTTCTCGATTGGATCGCTGTAGTCCTTTCCCTTTGCATCGATACTCAGATAATCAGTCAAGACTTTTTTTACTCCCAATCCACGCTGAGGAATCTTGCCACTGGTGATGAATGGTGATCTGTCTCCCCTGAGAGGGCTAACTAGCTGTCCAGGTGAAAAGCTTGGTGTGGTGAAAGCTGTTTTGTATGGAGTGCTTGAGATGGGCACTGAGTATGGATTAGGAGTGCTCTTGTGTGAAATGATACTAACTTTGGAGATTGATGAGAACTGATCAGAATGGCGGGTCAGGTCATCTACATATAGCAGATCATCGATACGTGCCACAATGTTAAATGCCAGGCTCTCCAAAACCCGTGAGTAGCTCTCCAAGATGGATTTCCCAACATCCTAGACATATCAAATTCAACCAGTCAAGtacaaaggaaagaagaaattgaaggcaAAAATGAGAACAAATTTTAGATTGGGATCAAGTTGGAACCTTATTGTACTGAATCTTGCTCATATCGAGGGCTGTCTGTGGAAGACCAGGGAAGCGTTGCCTCAAGCACATTAAGAGACTTTCTGCTCTTTCCGGAAGCAACTCCTTTTTCTCTGCATCAACCATCAGCTCCTTAACCATTTCCCATGATGACCTTGAAGTAAATCTGGTTGCATTATTTGTGGGCTTTGAATTTGCTTTTTTGCGCCACAAATAGATTGAGGCCTCCACTCTGTTGGCAATCTCTATGGCTTGATGTTCAGAGGACAAATCAAGGCAATCAAGCAGACATTCAGGAGAGAATTGATCTGATGAAATGTATCGATAAATAAGATCCCCTAAGCTTGCTCTTCCATTCTGAAACCAAGTTAAAGCAAAAGTTTAGCACCGTGCCTTTGTAATTACAAATCACTGGCACCTAGAGGATGTTTCAAACCTTTGGAAGAGCTTCCAGATATGATTCCGGCACTTCCATATCTGCTAAAGTAATACTATTAATAGCCATGGCAGCTTTTAATATTTGGCTCGTGCAATCGCGTTTGTGCTGCAGTTgcctttttgtgttttcatggAGTCCACCAGGAGGAACTCGTGGCACAGGTAGCCACCACTTTTCCTCTTGACGCTGAAAGGCTCTTCGGAAAGAGGATGACCCATCAGCATCTGGGGCTAGAATCCCTTGGTCAACATACCAGAACTCTGTATTGACAAAACTATCTAATATTTCCTGCAAGGAATGGCTAAACTCAGAATGGAACTCATGAAACTGGATCTAAGTTGTAGAGAAGTGTCTGAGAAGCTTACAAGAAGCATGTTGTCCAATTTACGAAGGGCAGGGAGATTAACATAAAGATCTGAGCGGGGTCTGCAAGTCATGACCTGCGTTGAAGCGTAAATGAGTAAGAACAATTTCAAGAAACTGATCATTTAGTACCTTCCTTAATCAACATTTTCATCGCCCTACACTGTAGTTTCTTATCACAAAGTATCACTTCAGTTACATTAGTATAAAGGCTCCATGCCAATTTCAAGTTCACCATTTATAATGCAGCAAGATTAAAGATGGCATACGTTTCATCACTGCTATTTATACATTGGAATTGGTCACTTGATTCGGTATAATATAATTGCCGAAAGGGAGTGCATACTGAAAACTGAGAGATATAAAATCTATTGGACTCAGAATTTACCTCCAATTTGCTTCCATCAGGAAAAGTCTGCCAAGAAGGTATCAACTCAACAATGTGATCACTCACACAAAGAAGCCATTCCATCTCTCTTCGCCACATCAGTTTCTTCTCTTGGGGTAGTGGTTCAAGTCTCCAAAGTTGCCCAAATAAGGTAGCTACAAGAGGGAACagagaacaagaaaaataaccaTCACCACAAATGAATCCATAACGAAATTTCCGTTAAATAACAGAGCAAATCAACCAATCTAGGTTTGAACAAATTGAGATAGTAGACTAAAATTGCATACCACAAAGATTAGTAATGGCATTTGATATAGCCAATGCTGTACAAACCCCGTTTCCACAACCTGACATATCTTCTCCAAGCaacaattttgaaaacctTTCCTTCATCAACTCAGTCTCTACAATCCCATAAaccaaaatcatcaattttaattaataggAAAAAGCATCAAATTGACATGTACCTCAAGTGTCTTAGTGTGAATGAAATAGAGATAATACCTGATATTGTTGACCCTTGTTTCTCTAAGTTCCTATCATCCAAATGGGTTCTCTCTGCTGCTTCACTCCCGTTCTGACTGGTGCAATCTGATGCCTCAGCTTTCTGAATAGGCCAACCCAATGAGGGTGCCGAAGATGTCTCTTCATCAGAGCTACTGTGACTCTGTTCCTCATGACCCGTCGTCTCAGATGTCAAAAATTCTGAACTTGAACTGCTATCACGACCCTTCTCCTCAATCAAATCCCCAAAGGTTCCAACTTGACCCAAACATTCACCAAAGTCTTCTCTTTTCCCTTCAATAATGCCTTCATTTCTCTCAATCAAACCCTCCATTGCAGCTTTTCCTTCTTCAATAAAGCCAGGCGATTCGCAAAATGCAGAGTTATTCACTACCATACCATTGTACTGAAGCCTTCCCAAGCAACAGGAATTAGATAATCGAGCTCTGCAATGCAAGTTTCGAAGAAACTTTGAcgcccaaaacccaaaaatagaTAATGGGTTGTGGTTGTTGAAGCCTCTGAACCTCACAAATGGCAGACAAAGCTTGAGCTGTTGATTTTGTAGCTGCTgggttctctctctttcctcttgGTGAGTGAAAGCTCTATCCATAAGGCCTCAACCATGTCTGATAGTGAAAGGCAGCTGCTAAAatatagaaaacaaaatggtGGATATTCTTGAAAGGAGCttgctttatttatatgaaCATAAATGTTAAGCTAGTCATGATTAATGGAAGCTTGCTCAAACACATGAACAGCTAGAGAGAGACACACATTTGAAACTTGGAAGAGCGTAGTGTTTTTGGTCCTCTTGATATTTTTAATCAGACAGTAAACTGCACagtgactctctctctctttctctgtagCATTGCTCTGCTTTGCTTAAACAAGGATTAAAAATGATAAGTGTCCATTAATAATTCTAACTTGGTTttgaaaaatacaataaacAATGGTTATGGGAATCGTGTAATCGACGGATCTCTCAATGATGTCTACCAATATATCCTTGATTATGTTTGTAATTTGTAGCTTATCAGGCAGGTCTGGTTTTGGTGTCAAGTGACCAGATTacccttcttcctcctcctacTAATCTTTCTTGAATTATGTTTGTGGTTGAGAATTTgctttaaaatttttgggatccAGTGCTCATCACAGGATGAAATGTCTCCACCTTTACCATTCTTCCGCTCCTCTTTGTCTGTCTGTCACACTATTAATAACTATTTACATAAAGTAAAACACAAGCATGGTATAGAATTTATATGTTCCATATCTTTGTTCCTGTGGGACTTGTTTCACTTTCATATCattcagaaattaaaaaagaacaacaaaaaagcAAGTACCAAAATGACTGAAATAGGTTGAATCTTAGCAAAATCAGTTTGATGATGCAGAAGATAATGAACCCAAAAAGAGTGTTTCTCTGTGCATGGCAGGCCTGTTGGTCATTTTAGAAGTAGTCTGGGGCATTCCAGTAAACAGTTGTCTGCTTTTTGAAGCAGCAGAGTTTCCAAGTTCATAGAAAAGCaataaataattcaaattagagGGTAAAAACACTTTGGAACCACAAAACAAAGTGATGGTGGAATGCCTCAATATTCTGaaatgaatttcatattgtttATATAAACAGAGCACCTTGTTTTTAAAAGTTGATCATATCAGACTCGTTACAAGTTAAACAAAATGACATATTCTAATAAAGATTCCATTGTTGCTTCTTACATTGCTAATGAAGTGCCAAGTTTACCTATAATAGGGCAAGAAAAGATGGATGAATTTGATTACTAGACTTGGCTGTTCACAAGCTTATaagattgaataaaaatttacATGTAATTGGAAAGAGGCATTAAAacttaataaaatttcagtttttgtttATGGCCTCAATAGGTGTAAAGGGGCATTTTGGagatgaaaaaagaaaaaaaaaatcccaaatgCTAATTTCATCCAAAACATACCCAccttgcctttttctttttctatgcacgctttgctttgcttagcTAGGATTTTTAATTGCAGTAACTTTTATAATTAGGAATATATCTTAAGCATTTATGCATGGGACAGCAGAAAGCATTTTGTAGTAGTTAGAAAGAGTTAGAATTAGGATCCATAATGGGGTACTAAATCTTATTTAATGTATAATAATGGGGTATTCTCTAATCTCCTTTTTTTGTGGTAACTTTCCGTGCAAGGCCTTATGTATCCCAATTTCTGTCTGGTAAAATGATGATGGTGGTTGTTCCAACAGATATAAAATGTATGTTAAGAAAGGCTCCTCTCAACTGCGACATAGCACCTTGTTTGATGTTGACTGCTACTTTGAAAAAACGTAGAGGGAAAGACAAGCTTCAATTTCAAGCTGCTTCCGATAGACTGaaagaaatttttaaaaagaaagcaatGAGCCTATGTTGTTGCACTTTTTGCTTGTTTTAGATTGTTTGATTTATGAAGCTTGTGTTTCCATTAATTGTCATGGCTCCAGGAGCTGGCCAGCCCTTTtctttacaaacaaaaaatatatatgtagaaTGAGCCAGAGCTTTTTGATGGACCACATTTGTAATTATTAATGTTGCTTGCAAATGTTACATTAAAGAACATAGCTCTAAAAGTGTGATTTAAGCATAATAGAACCAAGTTATctgttttgaaaattgaaaaaaatcaaagtaagGCATGGCAAGATTAGAAAGGGTATGTAATGGAATTGTAGTTTAAGTGGTTAATTAAGAGTATTTACTTGTGCACTCAATGTCTTAGGTtttttcgaccaaaaaatgCCTCAGGTTTTTCGATCAAAAAATGTCTTAGGTTCGATTCTCCCTCCTTCGATATCGCTTGTATCCTAGCAAACTATTGCAGTGGCTTTGTGCCTTTTTGACGGCCACCCTGCCTTGTGTAGAATGGAAATAAGCATAAGCCCACTTTCAAGGCTTAAGAGCACCTTCACCCCAAAAAGCAAGGGCAAGgcaaaggcaaggcaagggCTGTCACTATTCAAGAGCACCTTCACCCCAAAAAGCAAGGGCAAGgcaaaggcaaggcaagggctgccactattcacttgaatagtggcagccttgcctttttttgttccaccccaaaaggcaaggggaagaaggaaaaaaaagattatgcaacaaaatataaacaatttacaaatgcaagaaaaaaataaatatgaaagaaaatataaacaatttacaaatgcaagaagaaaaaaaaaattacaatttacaaatattggaaggagaagagtttgtatgaggatttggtgtggaaagtgaataaaattgttatgtatttatagggaaaacatccataattttttggttttttttttaaaaaaaaaatttgaatttttttgaatttttttttccctcactGACGTCAGCGCCTTCGGGTTTGAGCCCAGGCAGATCTTGCCCGTGGGCTTGCCCGGGTTGGTGGGACCCAAGGCTTGCTCGGGTTGCATGTCATGCGCTGGAGGGTCTTTTGGGCTGGCAAGGGGCCTTTTGCCCGGGTTGGTGGCATGcgctggacttgctctaaaGACCTAGGCACCAGTAGCCAATACAATTTTGGAGCCCAATCCTATCTTTCTAGCTAATAGCTCTAAGCCCAATGCAGATTATTGAGGTCATTATTAAGAGCACATCCACCCCAAAGGACAAGGGTAAGGCAATGTttgtcactattcatgtgaatagtggcagcctttcattttttggtttcaCCCCAAAATGTAAGGgcaagggcaattactattcactttaatttattttctattttttatacttaaaccattaattttgataagattttcgaTTGTCATGtgtcactatttattataaaattctcacataaaaatttcagataacattttcatataaaattttcgaattaaattttcgcataagattttcggttgccacgtgtccatatttattataaaattcacatctcactcatcatacaattgaaataccTACTCAgtcatcatacaattgaaatacgCTCAGTCCTCATAGTCCGACACAATCGAGTGCAAGGACAACTCAATCATTGACGAAGACGGTTCCACCAGATCACGACATGAGGAAGTATTATCCTTCGGATGATGTAATAGTGTCATTATTTCATACACGGAAAGCATTACTGGAACCAACTACGGGCATTATTCACTTGAGGAGCCATGTGtaattgttttccttttttgccttgaataatctattaaaaaaatgaaattgtaaatgcaagaaatataaatttaaaaaatgacattaaattgaataaaatggcaatttttttttttacctcgtCACCAAAATTTTGACCTCTTCTAACGTTTGTCCaaccctccggtttcgatggaagatgccatttgtatttttgcaCAAATGGAATTTTGTAGTCGAAAATTTGGTGtcgaaagtgaaaaatattggaaggagatgaatttgtatgaaTATTTGgtgtagaaagtgaataatattggtaggtgtttctagaaaaaaatatctagaattttttgatatttttttagccaaaaattGGACAACCGTTGaattggataagatttttggatcaGAGGCTCCAGGAGAAGCCACGTGGCTTGTAGCCGTTGGTTTCTGTGGGCTAGTGCTGATGTCACGTTGACGTCAGCGtctgattttcaatttttttactaTTGGCTCATGGAATACATACtccaataatttttaaaaaattgaacaacaGTTGCTGATGTCAGCGTGACGTCACGCTGATGTCGGCAACTTTCGGACAACAGCCCAATTCATTTTTGCCTGTGGGCTTGCCGGGGCTTGACTGCGCGCGCTGGAGGGTGGTTTTGTGGACTGGGGCTGCCATTTGCCCATGGTTTGGGCTTGTGCTGGAGGTGCTCTAACTGCCAGGCCTTTGACCAAATCACatggaaattttataatttacatAAGTTGGACTAATAGAATACCAACGGAAATGATAAAACCAATAAAAGCTAGCGAGTCAATGACCAATGGGGAAGGCTAAGAGCTGTCAATTGCAGATGAGTTCATGTGGTTTGCTGTTATCGTTTTTCAATGTAgataaagtaaataaataagacaAATGCTAACATAGTCCTTTGAAACAGGGAAAAGAGTGGCAAGTTTCAATGAACAAATTGTCAACAAAGCATTATCCAGATCTCTCCTTCACCAACTCACTATTATAATGATTATTGACTTTTGAACAGTGTGTAGAGGTGTCTTAATGCCCAAGTTAACACTGTGTTCTTGCTCCTATAAAACCCAGAAGGAAAAATCCAGTCATATAAACAAAAAGGGTTAGAGTAAAACTTGATTGATTAGTGATATAATGGGTGAGGAAGTTAAGCTGTTGAGGGTTTGGGGAAGCCCATTTAGTTCCAGAGTGGAAATAGCTCTGAGACTGAAAGGGGTGCAGTATGAGTTCTTTGAAGAGGACCTGCAAGACAAGAGTGCTTTGCTTCTCAAATCCAACCCAGTTCACAAGAAGATCCCTGTGCTCCTGCACAATGACAAACCTATAGCAGAGTCCCAAGTCGTTCTTGAATATATTGATGAGACTTGGAAGCAGGGTTTTTCCATTTTGCCTGAAGATCCTTATGAAAGAGCTCATGCACGCTTCTGGGCTAGGTTCATTGATGAAAAGGTAAAAGTGTTTCACTTCAGTCTTTGTGTATGCGATTTAACATGATTTGTGAGTGTACATGTCAATACAATTTGTTAGTAGAAATTTAGCTTAAAATAAACCTAGATTTGAATCAATCAAACACCACAACCTAATCACTAATATAAGTTTTCTATTTGTTCTGTTTGTCTTTAGTGCTTGTCTGCAATATGGAAAGCTTGCTGGGGGAGTGAGGGACATGAGAAGGCTGTGGAAGAAGCATGTGAACTTCTGAAACTACTTGAACATGAGCTCAAGGGTAACAAGTTCTTTGGGGGAGAGAAAGTTGGCCTTGTGGATATTGTTGGAAACTTCATAGCCTACTGGCTGAGAGCCATTCAAGAAGTTGTCGGGGTGGAGATTTTGACCAAAGAGAAGCTTCCCAAGCTATACGATTGGAGTGATGAGTTTGTCAATGTTCTTCAGGAAAGTT comes from Prunus dulcis chromosome 6, ALMONDv2, whole genome shotgun sequence and encodes:
- the LOC117632756 gene encoding non-specific lipid-transfer protein Cw18 translates to MEAPMKFICILGLVAVICTSCLERVDGASACGKASPDDEAIKLAPCASAAQDANAPVSSGCCQQVKRLGQNPSCLCAVLLSDTAKNSGVKAEVAITIPKRCNFANRPVGYKCGPYTLP
- the LOC117632737 gene encoding rop guanine nucleotide exchange factor 7-like produces the protein MDRAFTHQEERERTQQLQNQQLKLCLPFVRFRGFNNHNPLSIFGFWASKFLRNLHCRARLSNSCCLGRLQYNGMVVNNSAFCESPGFIEEGKAAMEGLIERNEGIIEGKREDFGECLGQVGTFGDLIEEKGRDSSSSSEFLTSETTGHEEQSHSSSDEETSSAPSLGWPIQKAEASDCTSQNGSEAAERTHLDDRNLEKQGSTISETELMKERFSKLLLGEDMSGCGNGVCTALAISNAITNLCATLFGQLWRLEPLPQEKKLMWRREMEWLLCVSDHIVELIPSWQTFPDGSKLEVMTCRPRSDLYVNLPALRKLDNMLLEILDSFVNTEFWYVDQGILAPDADGSSSFRRAFQRQEEKWWLPVPRVPPGGLHENTKRQLQHKRDCTSQILKAAMAINSITLADMEVPESYLEALPKNGRASLGDLIYRYISSDQFSPECLLDCLDLSSEHQAIEIANRVEASIYLWRKKANSKPTNNATRFTSRSSWEMVKELMVDAEKKELLPERAESLLMCLRQRFPGLPQTALDMSKIQYNKDVGKSILESYSRVLESLAFNIVARIDDLLYVDDLTRHSDQFSSISKVSIISHKSTPNPYSVPISSTPYKTAFTTPSFSPGQLVSPLRGDRSPFITSGKIPQRGLGVKKVLTDYLSIDAKGKDYSDPIEKPDSVSNTMQETLGSQMGMDSYQCTKASTSPASRDSITQE
- the LOC117631416 gene encoding glutathione S-transferase U8-like, translating into MGEEVKLLRVWGSPFSSRVEIALRLKGVQYEFFEEDLQDKSALLLKSNPVHKKIPVLLHNDKPIAESQVVLEYIDETWKQGFSILPEDPYERAHARFWARFIDEKCLSAIWKACWGSEGHEKAVEEACELLKLLEHELKGNKFFGGEKVGLVDIVGNFIAYWLRAIQEVVGVEILTKEKLPKLYDWSDEFVNVLQESLPPRDKLVAFFRGRFESTTTTSN